A window from Azoarcus sp. DD4 encodes these proteins:
- a CDS encoding deoxyribodipyrimidine photo-lyase, translated as MSAALVWFRRDLRSEDHAALYHALKQAERVHCVFVFDTAILDLLPQRADRRVEFILAAVGELDAALDAMSQAAGGGGSGLIVRHGRADEEIPRLARELGVDGVFANRDYEPEAIARDGRVAGRLAADGITFADFKDQVIFERDELLTQAGQPFSVFTPYKNAWLRKLDSSYLQAYPVAKRALRLAPRPAGASLPSLADLGFETTNLAALRMPLGMSGARALFGEFCGRIERYREARDFPAVKGVSYLSTHLRFGTLSIRELAAYAWHKGGAGAETWLSELIWRDFYQMILWHHPRVVEASFRPEFDHVRWDDAPELFAAWCEGRTGYPIVDAAMRQLNQTGYMHNRLRMIVASFLTKDLGVDWRLGERYFAASLNDYDLAANNGGWQWAASTGCDAQPYFRIFNPVTQSQKFDPEGRFIRRYLPELERVPDRHLHAPWQMGGIEQAAARVRIGIDYPAPVVDHALARERTLARFAVTKG; from the coding sequence ATGTCCGCCGCCCTCGTCTGGTTCCGTCGCGATCTGCGCAGCGAGGACCACGCCGCGCTTTACCACGCGCTCAAACAGGCCGAGCGTGTTCATTGCGTTTTCGTCTTCGATACCGCCATCCTCGACCTCCTGCCGCAGCGGGCGGACCGGCGGGTGGAGTTCATCCTGGCCGCCGTCGGCGAGCTGGATGCGGCGCTCGATGCGATGTCGCAGGCGGCCGGGGGCGGGGGGAGCGGGCTGATCGTGCGCCACGGCCGCGCCGACGAGGAGATTCCGCGGCTTGCCCGCGAACTCGGCGTCGACGGCGTGTTCGCCAACCGCGACTACGAGCCGGAGGCGATCGCGCGCGACGGCAGGGTGGCCGGGCGGCTGGCGGCCGATGGCATCACCTTCGCCGACTTCAAGGATCAGGTGATCTTCGAGCGCGACGAACTGCTGACCCAGGCGGGCCAGCCCTTCAGCGTGTTCACGCCCTACAAGAATGCCTGGCTGCGCAAGCTCGACAGCTCCTACCTGCAGGCCTACCCGGTGGCGAAGCGGGCGCTCCGGCTGGCGCCAAGGCCCGCCGGGGCGAGCCTGCCGTCGCTGGCGGACCTCGGTTTCGAGACGACCAATCTTGCCGCGCTGCGCATGCCGCTCGGCATGTCCGGTGCACGGGCGCTGTTCGGCGAGTTCTGCGGGCGCATCGAACGCTATCGCGAGGCGCGGGACTTTCCGGCGGTGAAAGGGGTGTCCTATCTTTCCACCCATCTGCGCTTCGGCACGCTGTCGATCCGCGAACTTGCGGCCTACGCCTGGCACAAGGGCGGCGCCGGCGCGGAAACCTGGCTGTCGGAGCTGATCTGGCGCGATTTCTACCAGATGATCCTGTGGCACCACCCGCGCGTCGTCGAAGCGAGCTTCCGTCCCGAGTTCGACCACGTGCGCTGGGACGATGCCCCCGAATTGTTCGCCGCCTGGTGCGAGGGCCGCACCGGCTATCCCATCGTAGACGCGGCGATGCGCCAGCTGAACCAGACCGGCTACATGCACAACCGCTTGCGCATGATCGTCGCGTCCTTCCTGACCAAGGACCTCGGTGTCGACTGGCGCCTGGGCGAGCGCTACTTCGCGGCCAGCCTCAACGACTATGATCTCGCCGCCAACAATGGCGGCTGGCAATGGGCCGCATCCACCGGCTGCGATGCGCAGCCGTATTTCCGCATCTTCAATCCGGTGACGCAGTCGCAGAAGTTCGACCCCGAGGGGCGCTTCATCCGCCGTTATCTGCCGGAGCTGGAGCGGGTGCCCGACCGTCACCTTCATGCGCCCTGGCAGATGGGCGGCATCGAGCAGGCGGCGGCGCGGGTCCGCATCGGCATCGACTACCCGGCGCCGGTGGTAGACCACGCCCTTGCGCGCGAGCGTACGCTCGCGCGCTTTGCGGTCACCAAGGGCTAG
- a CDS encoding YqgE/AlgH family protein has product MDTGSANLTHHFLIAMPNMADPHFTRTLTYIAEHSDQGALGVIVNRPIDMTLEALFERVELPLEAEGFSGQPVYFGGPVQTDRGFVLHRPAGDWHSTLRVNDEIALTSSRDILQAIGSTGEPREVLISLGYAGWAAGQLEEELAQNAWLTVPADLAIIFDLPPEERLVAAMQKLGVDFAKLSEVAGHA; this is encoded by the coding sequence ATGGATACCGGATCCGCCAACCTCACGCATCACTTCCTGATCGCCATGCCCAACATGGCCGATCCCCATTTCACCCGCACCCTGACCTACATCGCGGAACACAGCGACCAGGGGGCGCTCGGGGTGATCGTCAATCGGCCCATCGACATGACGCTCGAAGCGCTGTTCGAGCGCGTCGAACTTCCGCTCGAAGCCGAAGGCTTTTCCGGCCAGCCGGTGTATTTCGGCGGGCCGGTACAGACCGATCGCGGCTTCGTGCTGCACCGGCCCGCCGGCGACTGGCATTCGACGCTGCGGGTGAACGACGAGATCGCGCTGACCAGCAGCCGCGACATCCTGCAGGCCATCGGCAGCACCGGTGAACCGCGCGAAGTCCTGATCAGCCTCGGCTATGCCGGCTGGGCCGCGGGCCAGCTGGAAGAAGAACTTGCGCAGAACGCCTGGCTGACCGTGCCGGCCGATCTCGCCATCATCTTCGACCTGCCGCCGGAAGAGCGCCTGGTTGCCGCCATGCAGAAGCTGGGCGTCGATTTCGCCAAGCTCAGCGAGGTCGCGGGGCATGCCTGA
- the ruvX gene encoding Holliday junction resolvase RuvX — MPEALAAAAASLPARGTVLGFDFGLARIGIAVGELETRRAGALLTLHDEANAARFAAIARLLDEWRPVALVVGLPGHLDGREHALEHPLAARCRRFANQLHGRFGLPVHLIDERLSSAAADTLLREAGHSGWQARKPVLDAVAAQLILQHFLDSSPHAPA; from the coding sequence ATGCCTGAAGCCTTGGCGGCCGCGGCCGCCAGTCTGCCGGCGCGGGGCACGGTACTCGGTTTCGATTTCGGCTTGGCCCGCATCGGCATTGCCGTGGGCGAACTGGAAACCCGTCGGGCCGGCGCACTCCTCACGCTGCACGACGAAGCCAATGCCGCCCGCTTCGCCGCCATCGCCCGCCTGCTCGACGAATGGCGGCCGGTGGCGCTGGTGGTCGGCCTGCCGGGCCATCTCGACGGTCGCGAGCATGCACTCGAACACCCGCTCGCCGCGCGCTGCCGGCGCTTCGCCAACCAGCTGCACGGCCGCTTCGGCCTGCCGGTCCACCTGATCGACGAAAGGCTCTCCTCGGCGGCGGCCGACACCCTGCTGCGCGAAGCCGGCCACAGCGGCTGGCAGGCACGCAAGCCGGTGCTCGACGCCGTCGCCGCCCAACTGATCCTGCAACACTTCCTGGACTCCAGCCCACATGCACCTGCCTGA
- the pyrR gene encoding bifunctional pyr operon transcriptional regulator/uracil phosphoribosyltransferase PyrR → MHLPDAEALVRQLADQMRPHITAATALVGIHTGGLWLAERLHAELGIRPPLGAIDVSFYRDDFGAKGLHPQPQRTEIPFSVEGAPVIIVDDVLYTGRTTRAALNELFDFGRPACVELAVLVDRGGRELPIAARYCALTLPEALPASQNLQLERTADGALDLRLIDA, encoded by the coding sequence ATGCACCTGCCTGACGCAGAAGCCCTGGTACGGCAACTCGCCGACCAGATGCGCCCCCACATCACGGCCGCGACCGCGCTGGTCGGCATCCATACCGGCGGCCTGTGGCTCGCCGAGCGCCTGCACGCGGAGCTCGGCATCCGCCCGCCGCTGGGCGCGATCGACGTGTCCTTCTACCGCGACGACTTCGGCGCCAAGGGTCTGCATCCGCAGCCTCAGCGCACCGAGATCCCGTTCTCGGTCGAAGGCGCGCCGGTAATCATCGTCGACGACGTGCTCTACACCGGGCGAACCACCCGCGCCGCACTCAACGAGCTGTTCGATTTCGGCCGCCCGGCCTGCGTCGAACTCGCCGTACTGGTCGACCGCGGCGGCCGCGAGCTACCGATCGCCGCGCGCTACTGCGCCCTCACCCTGCCCGAAGCCCTGCCCGCCTCGCAGAACCTGCAACTCGAACGCACTGCCGATGGCGCTCTCGACCTGAGGTTGATCGATGCGTAA
- a CDS encoding aspartate carbamoyltransferase catalytic subunit, with translation MRNPQLNAHGELQHLLTLDGLPRDIITAILDTAAPFTEVAEREVKKLPLLRGKSVFNLFFENSTRTRTTFEIAAKRLSADVVNLNIATSSSNKGESLLDTVDNLCAMQADMFVVRHAASGAPFLIAQHLQATGRDHIHVVNAGDGRHAHPTQGLLDMYTIRHYKRDFSGLVVAIVGDVLHSRVARSQIAALTTLGVPEVRVIGPKTLLPTEVDRMGVRVFHDMREGLKDVDVVMMLRLQNERMNGALLPTPQEYYKIWGLTAEKLALARPDAIVMHPGPMNRGVEIDSAVADGAQAVILPQVTFGIAVRMAVMSMLASH, from the coding sequence ATGCGTAATCCCCAACTCAATGCCCACGGCGAACTGCAGCACCTGCTCACCCTGGACGGCCTGCCGCGCGACATCATCACCGCCATCCTCGACACCGCCGCGCCCTTCACCGAGGTCGCCGAGCGCGAGGTGAAGAAGCTGCCTTTGCTGCGCGGCAAGAGCGTGTTCAACCTGTTCTTCGAGAACTCCACGCGAACCCGGACGACCTTCGAGATCGCTGCCAAGCGCCTGTCGGCCGATGTGGTGAACCTCAACATCGCGACCAGTTCCTCGAACAAGGGCGAAAGCCTGCTCGACACGGTCGACAACCTGTGCGCGATGCAGGCCGACATGTTCGTCGTCCGCCACGCCGCCAGCGGTGCGCCCTTCCTGATCGCCCAGCACCTGCAGGCCACCGGCCGCGACCACATCCATGTGGTCAATGCCGGCGACGGCCGCCACGCGCACCCGACGCAGGGCCTGCTGGACATGTACACCATCCGCCACTACAAGCGCGACTTCTCCGGGCTGGTGGTCGCCATCGTCGGCGACGTGCTGCACTCGCGCGTGGCCCGCTCTCAGATCGCCGCGCTCACCACGCTGGGCGTGCCAGAGGTGCGGGTGATCGGCCCCAAGACCCTGCTGCCGACCGAAGTCGACCGCATGGGCGTGCGCGTTTTCCACGACATGCGCGAAGGCCTGAAGGATGTCGACGTGGTGATGATGCTGCGCCTGCAGAACGAGCGCATGAACGGCGCCCTGCTGCCGACACCGCAGGAGTATTACAAGATCTGGGGTCTCACCGCCGAGAAACTCGCGCTCGCCCGGCCTGACGCCATCGTCATGCACCCCGGGCCGATGAACCGCGGTGTCGAGATCGATTCGGCCGTCGCCGATGGCGCCCAGGCAGTCATCCTGCCCCAGGTCACCTTCGGCATCGCGGTACGGATGGCCGTGATGAGCATGCTGGCGAGCCACTGA
- a CDS encoding dihydroorotase codes for MKIQITNGRVIDPANQVDAVQDVFIADGKIVALGRAPDGFAAERSIDAGGLVVAPGLIDLAARLREPGFEYRATLESEMDAAMAGGVTSLAIPPDTDPTLDEPGLVEMLCYRAKKLNRAHVYPVAALTLGLKGERLSEMAELVEAGCVAFSQANVPILDNAVLMRAMQYAATFGFRVWLQPIAPFLARGGYAHDGEFASRLGLPGIPVAAETVALYTYLQLAQATGARLHITRLSSAAGLKLIDQARAEGMDVTCDVSINHLHLCDMDIGYFNSNCHLVPPLRSQRDREALCRGLAEGRINALCSDHTPVDDDGKLTPFSESEAGATGLELLLPLTLKWAKDSGVPLPTALGRVTADAARIVGITKAGHLAVGARADVCVFDPQAYVKISRDSLKSQGKNTPFLGLELPGQVRYTLVEGQVMYGNAG; via the coding sequence ATGAAGATACAGATCACGAACGGCCGGGTGATCGACCCGGCGAACCAAGTCGATGCCGTTCAGGACGTGTTCATTGCCGACGGCAAGATCGTCGCGCTCGGTCGCGCGCCCGACGGCTTCGCCGCCGAGCGCAGCATCGATGCCGGCGGCCTGGTGGTGGCGCCGGGCCTGATCGACCTCGCCGCCCGCCTGCGCGAGCCGGGTTTCGAGTACCGCGCCACGCTGGAATCCGAAATGGACGCGGCGATGGCCGGCGGCGTCACCAGCCTGGCCATCCCGCCCGACACCGACCCGACGCTGGACGAACCCGGCCTGGTCGAAATGCTCTGCTACCGGGCCAAGAAGCTGAACCGGGCCCATGTGTATCCGGTCGCCGCGCTCACCCTCGGCCTCAAGGGCGAGCGTCTGTCCGAGATGGCCGAACTTGTCGAAGCCGGCTGCGTCGCCTTCAGCCAGGCCAACGTGCCCATCCTGGACAACGCTGTGCTGATGCGCGCGATGCAGTATGCCGCCACCTTCGGCTTCCGCGTCTGGCTGCAGCCCATCGCTCCCTTCCTCGCCCGTGGCGGCTACGCCCACGATGGCGAGTTCGCCAGCCGCCTCGGCCTGCCCGGCATCCCGGTGGCGGCCGAAACCGTGGCGCTCTACACCTACCTGCAGCTCGCCCAGGCCACCGGCGCCCGGCTGCACATCACCCGCCTCTCGAGCGCGGCCGGTCTCAAGCTGATCGACCAGGCGCGCGCCGAAGGCATGGACGTGACCTGCGACGTGTCGATCAACCATCTACACCTGTGCGACATGGACATCGGCTACTTCAACTCCAATTGCCACCTTGTGCCGCCGCTGCGCAGCCAGCGCGACCGCGAGGCACTGTGCCGCGGGCTGGCCGAGGGCCGCATCAACGCGCTGTGCTCGGACCACACGCCGGTAGACGACGACGGCAAGCTGACCCCCTTCAGCGAATCGGAAGCCGGCGCCACCGGGCTGGAACTGCTGCTGCCGCTGACACTGAAGTGGGCCAAGGACAGCGGCGTGCCGCTGCCGACCGCGCTCGGCCGTGTCACCGCCGACGCCGCGCGCATCGTCGGCATCACCAAGGCGGGCCATCTGGCCGTGGGTGCGCGTGCCGACGTCTGCGTGTTCGACCCGCAGGCGTACGTGAAGATCAGCCGCGACAGCCTGAAGAGCCAGGGCAAGAACACGCCCTTCCTCGGCCTGGAACTGCCCGGCCAGGTGCGCTACACGCTGGTCGAAGGCCAGGTGATGTACGGCAACGCCGGATAA
- a CDS encoding DUF167 domain-containing protein, whose product MTDWLREGADGSLTLTLHIQPGAKQTGFAGLHGEAMKIRLAAPPVDGKANAALCAFLAEFCGVPKSAVTLVSGDTSRAKRVRIEKATPGLAGRLRSMA is encoded by the coding sequence TTGACTGACTGGCTACGCGAGGGGGCTGACGGCAGCCTCACCCTGACCCTGCACATCCAGCCTGGTGCGAAGCAGACCGGTTTCGCCGGTCTGCACGGCGAGGCCATGAAGATCCGCCTCGCCGCGCCGCCGGTGGACGGCAAGGCCAACGCTGCCCTGTGTGCCTTCCTCGCTGAATTCTGCGGCGTACCGAAGTCGGCGGTGACGCTGGTCAGCGGCGATACCTCGCGTGCGAAGCGGGTACGCATAGAAAAGGCAACGCCCGGACTGGCCGGGCGTTTGCGTTCCATGGCGTGA
- a CDS encoding YggT family protein: MLTNILLLILDTAAGFITLMLLARFFMQWQRVSFRNQIGQFVVSTTDWIVRPLRRLIPGLLGLDMASLLPAWAFQTLFVFVEMAIRGVPLTGNAVGVLLGLWGLGLVELLRMIVYLIFAVVLVSAVLSWVAPHSPAGPVFNALSAPFLRPFRRVVPTVANVDLSPLVLLLVLQILLMLLGGLRGGFAPLLFGS; the protein is encoded by the coding sequence ATGCTGACCAACATTCTCCTGCTCATCCTCGACACCGCGGCCGGCTTCATCACGCTGATGCTGCTGGCGCGCTTCTTCATGCAGTGGCAGCGCGTGTCTTTCCGCAACCAGATCGGTCAGTTCGTGGTGTCTACCACCGACTGGATCGTACGGCCGCTGCGCCGCCTGATTCCCGGACTGCTCGGGTTGGACATGGCCAGCCTGCTGCCGGCCTGGGCCTTCCAGACGCTGTTCGTGTTCGTGGAAATGGCGATACGCGGCGTGCCTCTCACCGGCAATGCGGTCGGCGTGCTGCTCGGCCTGTGGGGGTTGGGGCTGGTCGAATTGCTGCGGATGATCGTCTATCTGATCTTCGCCGTGGTGCTGGTGTCGGCGGTGCTGTCCTGGGTGGCGCCGCACTCGCCGGCGGGGCCGGTGTTCAATGCCTTGTCCGCGCCCTTCCTGCGGCCGTTTCGCCGCGTCGTGCCGACGGTGGCCAATGTCGACCTGTCGCCGCTGGTGCTGCTGCTGGTGCTGCAGATCCTGCTGATGCTGCTCGGCGGCCTGCGCGGCGGTTTTGCGCCACTGCTGTTCGGCAGCTGA
- the proC gene encoding pyrroline-5-carboxylate reductase: MKITFLGGGNMAAALIGGLVARGIEAADLCAIDLNADSRARLAERFGVRTSEAADAAALACDVLVLAVKPQQMKAAVAPLAGQLSGQLVVSIAAGLRLADIGRWLGSGGQPYVRMVRCMPNTPALIGAGITGLYADPAVDAAGRDAAERVLAAVGSTVWIADEAQIDAVTAVSGSGPAYVFHFIEALEAAGRALGFDEATARKLAIDTTLGAARLAAGSDEPPAVLRERVTSKGGTTAAALASLAASGWHDAMVKAVAAAEARGRELGDELGRN; the protein is encoded by the coding sequence ATGAAAATCACCTTCCTAGGCGGCGGCAACATGGCCGCAGCCCTGATCGGCGGCCTGGTCGCACGCGGCATCGAGGCCGCCGACCTGTGCGCGATCGACCTCAACGCCGACAGCCGTGCCCGGCTCGCCGAGCGCTTCGGCGTCCGCACCAGCGAAGCGGCCGATGCCGCCGCGCTCGCCTGCGACGTACTGGTGCTGGCGGTCAAGCCGCAGCAGATGAAGGCGGCGGTCGCGCCGCTGGCGGGGCAGCTTTCCGGCCAGCTGGTGGTCAGCATCGCCGCTGGCCTGCGCCTGGCCGACATCGGCCGCTGGCTGGGCAGCGGCGGCCAGCCCTATGTCCGCATGGTGCGCTGCATGCCCAACACGCCCGCATTGATCGGCGCCGGCATCACCGGGCTTTATGCCGATCCGGCGGTGGATGCCGCCGGGCGCGATGCTGCCGAGCGTGTGCTGGCCGCGGTCGGCAGCACGGTATGGATTGCCGATGAGGCGCAGATCGACGCAGTCACCGCGGTGTCGGGCAGCGGCCCGGCCTATGTGTTCCACTTCATCGAGGCGCTGGAGGCTGCTGGCCGGGCGCTCGGTTTCGACGAAGCCACTGCGCGCAAGCTGGCGATCGACACCACGCTGGGTGCGGCCAGGCTCGCCGCGGGCTCCGACGAACCGCCGGCAGTCCTGCGCGAGCGGGTGACCTCCAAGGGGGGCACCACGGCCGCAGCGCTGGCCAGCCTGGCGGCCTCCGGCTGGCACGACGCCATGGTGAAGGCGGTGGCGGCGGCCGAAGCGCGTGGCCGCGAACTCGGCGACGAGTTGGGCCGGAACTGA
- a CDS encoding YggS family pyridoxal phosphate-dependent enzyme, whose protein sequence is MTSISANLQAVGERIAEAARAAGRDPGEVGLLAVSKTWPAEAVREAAAAGQRAFGENYVQEGVAKADALAALGLEWHFIGPLQSNKTRPVAQYFAWVHSVDRLKIAQRLAEQRDVHLPPLNVCIQVNVSGEGSKSGVAPADLPALARAVAALPRLRLRGLMCIPEPTGDAALQRRRFAELRRLRDDLAADGLALDTLSMGMSHDIEAAVAEGATMVRVGTAIFGTRDRAREAVVAGT, encoded by the coding sequence ATGACATCAATCTCCGCCAACTTGCAAGCTGTGGGCGAGCGTATCGCCGAGGCCGCGCGTGCTGCAGGGCGTGATCCGGGCGAGGTCGGCTTGCTGGCGGTGAGCAAGACCTGGCCTGCCGAGGCGGTACGCGAGGCCGCGGCCGCGGGCCAGCGCGCTTTCGGCGAGAACTACGTGCAGGAGGGCGTCGCCAAGGCTGATGCGCTGGCGGCGCTCGGCCTCGAATGGCATTTCATCGGCCCCTTGCAGAGCAACAAGACGCGCCCGGTGGCGCAGTATTTTGCCTGGGTGCACAGCGTAGACCGCCTCAAGATCGCCCAACGCCTGGCCGAGCAGCGCGATGTGCATCTGCCGCCGCTCAATGTCTGCATCCAGGTGAACGTCAGCGGCGAGGGCAGCAAGAGCGGCGTCGCGCCGGCCGACCTGCCGGCACTGGCGCGCGCGGTGGCGGCCCTGCCGCGGCTGCGGCTGCGCGGCCTGATGTGCATCCCCGAACCGACCGGGGATGCTGCCCTGCAGCGCCGCCGATTCGCCGAGTTGCGCCGCCTGCGCGATGACCTGGCGGCCGACGGACTGGCGCTCGACACGCTGTCGATGGGCATGTCGCACGACATCGAGGCGGCGGTGGCCGAGGGCGCCACCATGGTCCGCGTCGGCACCGCCATCTTCGGCACCCGCGACCGCGCGCGCGAGGCCGTGGTCGCCGGTACCTGA
- a CDS encoding type IV pilus twitching motility protein PilT, whose product MDITELLAFAVKNKASDLHLSAGLPPMIRVHGDVRRINLPPMEHKDVHAMVYDIMNDGQRKQFEETWECDFSFAVPNLARFRVNAFNQNRGAGAVFRTIPSKVLTLEELNCPKIFKDISNQPRGIVLVTGPTGSGKSTTLAAMIDYINENEYGHILTVEDPIEFVHESKRCLINQREVHRDTASFNNALRASLREDPDVILVGEMRDLETIRLALTAAETGHLVFGTLHTSSAAKTIDRIVDVFPAAEKDMVRSMLSESLRAVISQTLLKTKDGSGRVAAHEIMIGTPAIRNLIRENKIAQMYSAIQTGQNVGMQTLDQCLADLVRRNIVSAAEARVRAQNKDNFN is encoded by the coding sequence ATGGACATTACCGAACTGCTCGCCTTCGCGGTCAAGAACAAGGCCTCCGACCTTCACCTCTCGGCCGGCCTGCCGCCGATGATCCGCGTGCATGGCGACGTGCGCCGCATCAACCTGCCGCCCATGGAGCACAAGGACGTGCACGCCATGGTGTACGACATCATGAACGACGGGCAGCGCAAGCAGTTCGAGGAAACCTGGGAGTGCGACTTCTCGTTCGCGGTGCCCAACCTGGCCCGCTTCCGGGTCAATGCCTTCAACCAGAACCGCGGCGCGGGCGCGGTATTCCGGACGATTCCGTCCAAGGTGCTGACGCTCGAAGAGCTCAACTGCCCGAAGATCTTCAAAGACATCTCGAATCAGCCGCGCGGCATCGTGCTGGTCACCGGCCCGACCGGTTCGGGCAAGTCGACCACGCTGGCGGCGATGATCGACTACATCAACGAGAACGAGTACGGCCACATCCTCACCGTCGAGGATCCGATCGAATTCGTGCACGAATCCAAGCGCTGCCTGATCAACCAGCGCGAGGTGCACCGCGACACCGCGTCCTTCAACAATGCGCTGCGCGCCTCGCTGCGCGAGGATCCGGACGTTATCCTGGTCGGCGAAATGCGCGACCTCGAAACCATCCGCCTGGCGCTGACCGCAGCCGAAACCGGCCACCTGGTGTTCGGCACCCTGCACACCTCGTCGGCGGCCAAGACCATAGACCGTATCGTCGACGTCTTCCCCGCGGCGGAAAAGGACATGGTGCGGTCGATGCTGTCGGAATCCCTGCGCGCAGTCATCTCGCAGACCCTGCTCAAGACCAAGGACGGCTCCGGCCGGGTCGCGGCGCACGAGATCATGATAGGCACGCCGGCCATCCGCAACCTGATCCGCGAAAACAAGATCGCGCAGATGTACTCCGCCATCCAGACCGGCCAGAACGTCGGCATGCAGACACTGGACCAATGCCTGGCCGATCTCGTCCGCCGCAACATCGTCTCGGCGGCAGAAGCGCGCGTGCGGGCGCAGAACAAGGACAACTTCAACTGA
- a CDS encoding PilT/PilU family type 4a pilus ATPase, with the protein MERDQALKFMHDLLRLMLQKNGSDLFINAGFPPAIKIDGRITPQSNQALAPPHTAELARAIMNDRQSAEFEATKECNFAISPAGIGRFRANAYIQQGRVALVLRTIPQKIPTLDELGLPPVLRDIGMTKRGLVIFVGGTGTGKTTSLAAMVDYRNENSYGHIITVEDPIEFVHPHKNCIVSQREIGIDTDSWEAALKNTLRQAPDVILMGEIRDRETMDYAIAFAETGHLCLATLHANSANQAIDRIINFFPEDRRQQLLMDLSLNLRAMVSQRLLPLKGRKGRVPAVEVMLNSPLISDLIFKGEVPGIKEIMKRSRELGMQTFDQALFDLYEEEKISYEDALRNADSVNDLRLQIKLNSKLGDKDLVSGVQNLDIV; encoded by the coding sequence ATGGAACGCGATCAGGCCCTCAAGTTCATGCACGATCTGCTGCGGCTGATGCTGCAGAAGAACGGCTCCGACCTCTTCATCAATGCCGGCTTCCCGCCGGCGATAAAGATCGACGGCCGCATCACGCCGCAGTCCAATCAGGCACTGGCGCCGCCGCACACCGCCGAGCTCGCACGCGCGATCATGAACGACCGCCAGTCGGCCGAGTTCGAAGCCACCAAGGAGTGCAACTTCGCGATTTCGCCGGCGGGCATCGGCCGCTTCCGCGCCAACGCCTACATCCAGCAGGGGCGTGTGGCGCTGGTGCTGCGGACCATCCCACAGAAGATACCCACCCTCGACGAACTCGGCCTGCCGCCGGTCCTGCGCGACATCGGCATGACCAAGCGCGGCCTGGTCATCTTCGTCGGCGGCACCGGCACCGGCAAGACCACCTCGCTGGCGGCGATGGTCGACTATCGCAACGAGAACTCCTACGGCCACATCATCACGGTCGAAGACCCAATCGAATTCGTCCATCCGCACAAGAACTGCATCGTGTCGCAGCGTGAGATCGGCATCGACACCGACAGCTGGGAAGCCGCACTGAAGAACACCCTGCGGCAGGCGCCGGACGTGATCCTGATGGGCGAAATCCGCGACCGCGAAACGATGGACTACGCGATCGCCTTCGCCGAAACCGGCCACCTCTGCCTCGCCACCCTGCACGCCAACAGCGCCAACCAGGCGATCGACCGCATCATCAACTTCTTCCCGGAAGACCGCCGCCAGCAGCTGCTGATGGATCTCTCGCTCAACCTGCGGGCGATGGTGTCGCAGCGCTTGCTGCCGTTGAAGGGACGCAAGGGCCGGGTGCCGGCGGTGGAGGTGATGCTCAACTCGCCGCTGATCTCCGACCTGATCTTCAAGGGCGAGGTGCCGGGCATCAAGGAGATCATGAAGCGCTCGCGCGAGCTCGGCATGCAGACCTTCGACCAGGCGCTGTTCGACCTCTACGAGGAAGAGAAGATCAGCTACGAGGATGCGTTGCGCAACGCCGACTCGGTGAACGACCTGCGCCTGCAGATCAAGCTCAACAGCAAGCTCGGCGACAAGGATCTCGTCTCGGGCGTGCAGAACCTCGACATCGTCTGA
- a CDS encoding CZB domain-containing protein, protein MKTMATASLASVAELERAFTAFAESARQSLARIDYVHDVSFTSLAKVDHFVFKQNAYLTLDLGIDSAEAQAAREGEHDCRFGSWLASPATASFAGLEAFRRIGEPHAMVHRKVAEAVSLMAQNWEASPKVQDSIFAAFQQAEKASDQVVDLLDRMVREKHGALAGA, encoded by the coding sequence ATGAAGACCATGGCCACTGCCTCGCTCGCCAGCGTGGCCGAGCTCGAGCGCGCCTTCACCGCCTTTGCCGAATCGGCCCGCCAGTCGCTGGCCCGCATCGACTACGTGCACGACGTCAGCTTCACTTCGCTGGCCAAGGTCGACCACTTCGTCTTCAAGCAGAACGCTTACCTGACGCTGGATCTCGGCATCGATTCCGCCGAGGCGCAGGCGGCCCGCGAGGGCGAGCACGACTGCCGTTTCGGTAGCTGGCTGGCTTCGCCGGCGACCGCGAGCTTCGCCGGGCTGGAGGCTTTCCGCCGCATCGGCGAACCGCATGCCATGGTCCATCGCAAGGTGGCCGAAGCGGTGTCGCTGATGGCGCAGAACTGGGAAGCCAGTCCCAAGGTGCAGGACAGCATCTTCGCCGCCTTCCAGCAGGCCGAGAAGGCGAGCGACCAGGTCGTGGACCTGCTCGACCGTATGGTCAGGGAAAAGCACGGCGCGCTCGCCGGCGCCTGA